One window of the Ureibacillus sp. FSL W7-1570 genome contains the following:
- the floA gene encoding flotillin-like protein FloA (flotillin-like protein involved in membrane lipid rafts), translating to MFVDGLFVTSVIAIVLAIIVLAVFFTFVPVGLWISALAAGVRVSILTLIGMRLRRVIPGRIVNPLIKAHKAGLDVTINQLESHYLAGGNVDRVVNALIAAHRANIELSFERAAAIDLAGRDVLEAVQMSVNPKVIETPFIAGVALNGIEVKAKARITVRANLDRLVGGAGEDTVIARVGEGIVSTIGSSESHSKVLENPDMISQTVLKKGLDAGTAFEILSIDIADVDIGKNIGAELQIEQAQADKNIAQAKAEERRAMAVAKEQEMVARTQEMKAKVVEAEAQIPLAMAEALRSGNLGIMDYMNYKNIQADTAMRDSIANATKTQQEE from the coding sequence ATGTTTGTAGATGGATTATTTGTGACATCCGTTATTGCTATCGTATTGGCCATCATTGTTTTAGCGGTTTTCTTTACGTTTGTTCCGGTGGGATTGTGGATCAGCGCATTGGCTGCCGGTGTGAGAGTCAGCATTTTAACGCTGATCGGAATGCGCTTACGCCGTGTAATTCCTGGAAGAATCGTGAATCCGTTGATTAAAGCGCACAAAGCGGGTTTGGATGTGACGATCAATCAGTTGGAATCCCATTACTTGGCCGGAGGGAATGTGGACCGGGTTGTTAACGCTTTAATTGCGGCGCATCGGGCGAATATTGAATTGTCGTTTGAGCGGGCTGCCGCCATTGACCTTGCTGGACGGGACGTATTGGAAGCGGTTCAAATGTCCGTTAATCCGAAAGTCATTGAAACGCCGTTTATTGCCGGTGTCGCCCTCAACGGGATTGAAGTGAAGGCGAAGGCAAGAATTACGGTACGTGCCAATTTGGACCGTTTAGTCGGTGGTGCCGGTGAGGACACTGTAATTGCGCGTGTAGGTGAAGGTATCGTTTCTACTATCGGTTCAAGTGAATCCCATTCGAAAGTTTTGGAAAATCCTGACATGATTTCGCAAACAGTGTTGAAAAAAGGATTGGACGCGGGTACAGCCTTTGAAATTTTATCCATCGATATCGCCGATGTGGATATCGGCAAAAACATCGGTGCCGAACTTCAAATCGAGCAGGCGCAAGCGGACAAAAACATCGCCCAGGCGAAAGCGGAAGAACGCCGTGCGATGGCCGTTGCGAAAGAACAGGAAATGGTTGCGAGAACACAGGAAATGAAAGCGAAAGTGGTGGAAGCCGAAGCGCAAATTCCGCTTGCGATGGCAGAAGCATTGCGTTCCGGAAATTTAGGCATTATGGATTATATGAATTACAAAAATATTCAAGCGGATACAGCCATGAGAGACTCCATTGCGAACGCGACGAAAACGCAGCAGGAAGAATAG
- a CDS encoding nodulation protein NfeD, with protein MNKPGNFRWIVVLAALLFFILPNTAFAKEKVYHIPIDNEVEKGLYQFLKRSFNEAVENKASAIILEIHTPGGYVDVAYDIGKLMDETPAKFIAFINSKAHSAGAYIALHSDEIYMTPGATMGAAQIIDMNGNAASEKANSAWIKNMQAAAESTNRDPKYARAMADASVDLPEMNSPKGKLLTLTAEEAYKVGYSNGTVDNLEELMSKTGLDDRELITIHESFAEKLARFLTNPIVVTLLLTAASLGLVIELFSPGFGAPGVIGIISLILFFFGHLVAGFAGIETIVLFIIGFALLIAELFVPGGILGLLGGAVMIISLLFAGKSVVYMAYSIIIALAIAIIGMVVLVKFFGKNLHLFSKLVLKDATTTEEGYVSNVNRIDLIGKEGITVTPLRPAGTVLIDEERIDVVSEGSYIDVHTKVKVVEVEGSRIVVREVKEKEGEKV; from the coding sequence ATGAATAAGCCAGGAAATTTCCGATGGATCGTCGTTTTGGCGGCATTGTTGTTTTTCATATTGCCGAATACTGCTTTTGCCAAAGAAAAAGTTTACCACATTCCAATCGATAATGAGGTGGAAAAAGGGTTATACCAATTTTTAAAACGATCTTTCAATGAAGCGGTGGAAAATAAAGCGAGTGCAATCATATTGGAAATACATACCCCTGGGGGTTATGTCGACGTTGCCTATGATATCGGAAAATTGATGGATGAAACACCCGCGAAGTTCATAGCATTTATCAATTCCAAAGCCCATTCGGCAGGCGCCTATATCGCCCTTCATTCGGATGAAATTTACATGACGCCCGGTGCAACGATGGGTGCTGCGCAAATCATCGATATGAACGGGAATGCGGCAAGTGAAAAAGCGAATAGCGCCTGGATTAAAAATATGCAAGCTGCAGCGGAATCGACCAATCGGGATCCCAAATATGCCCGGGCGATGGCGGATGCAAGTGTTGATTTGCCTGAAATGAATAGTCCGAAAGGGAAATTGTTAACATTAACAGCAGAAGAGGCATATAAAGTGGGCTATTCCAATGGCACAGTGGACAATTTGGAAGAGTTGATGTCGAAAACGGGCCTAGATGATCGTGAATTGATTACAATTCATGAATCCTTTGCGGAGAAACTCGCCAGATTTTTGACCAATCCAATCGTCGTTACATTGTTGTTGACAGCCGCTTCTTTGGGCTTAGTCATTGAACTGTTTTCACCCGGATTTGGAGCACCGGGCGTGATCGGTATCATATCATTGATTCTATTTTTCTTCGGTCACTTGGTGGCCGGTTTTGCAGGGATTGAAACGATTGTCTTATTTATTATTGGTTTTGCCCTTTTGATCGCTGAACTGTTTGTTCCTGGAGGAATTTTGGGCCTCTTGGGTGGTGCTGTCATGATTATCAGCTTGTTATTTGCCGGCAAAAGCGTCGTTTACATGGCTTATTCAATTATTATCGCATTGGCAATTGCCATAATAGGAATGGTGGTTTTAGTGAAATTTTTCGGAAAGAATTTACATCTGTTCAGCAAACTGGTGCTGAAAGATGCTACCACAACAGAGGAAGGATATGTATCCAACGTCAACCGCATCGATTTAATTGGAAAAGAAGGGATCACTGTCACTCCATTGCGTCCTGCGGGAACGGTTTTGATTGATGAAGAAAGAATCGATGTCGTTTCCGAAGGCAGTTACATCGATGTCCATACAAAAGTGAAAGTGGTTGAAGTGGAAGGATCGCGTATCGTTGTAAGAGAAGTAAAAGAGAAAGAAGGGGAAAAAGTATGA
- a CDS encoding HD family phosphohydrolase has product MDKHLKRLLDMFGFRVLLVVVLSITGVIQFFMMLGNVLGDTYDVQAFQLAPETIRAVKTVEDTEKTEQERLEAEEAVEPVYVFDEEIADHRVALLDTIFDITLDVRKEISNSSATLSKEEKIQKLKDKLKEITESQTSLQLTDNDLWTLLTANEKDLIQTYNALIRLVTNVLSNPIRKENVTAVRNELETKIRGDEEISEALVSPSVALGKTAVVETETLDEEKTEELKQQARNSVEPVRILQGQIIVQEGELIDREKYRQLELLGMTNNKASIKPVLGLAILVLLQMTFLFFLFDKLNMDVQKKRKQLVVTLIIYLISIALMELINLLDNFEVQIGFIFPSALATMLISFLASNQVASLVTVLVAASAGVIFQEGYSAVMQMEIALYILLGGFSCIYFMKSIENRSDILKGCGVVVIVNLIFIAIYLLMSQSYYEPSELLFYGISAIVSGMLSGALTMGLLPFFESAFGILSTMKLIELSNPNHPLLKKILTETPGTYHHSIMVANMAEAACEAIGADGLLARVGSYYHDIGKTRRPAFFVENQMSGINPHDSLPPERSAEIIIAHTTDGAEILQKHKMPQEFIDIALQHHGTSSLKYFLHKAKEQGELKDPSIFRYPGPKPQTKEIAVISIADSVEAAARSMKEPNAEKLRNLVQSIIKERLEEDQFDECDISIRELKVIEKVLCETLNGTFHSRIEYPKDGKK; this is encoded by the coding sequence ATGGATAAGCACTTGAAGCGATTATTGGATATGTTCGGCTTTAGGGTATTATTGGTGGTGGTTTTGTCCATTACCGGGGTAATACAATTTTTTATGATGCTGGGCAATGTACTTGGAGATACATATGATGTACAAGCTTTTCAATTGGCGCCGGAAACGATCCGGGCCGTAAAAACCGTGGAAGATACGGAAAAAACGGAGCAGGAGCGGCTGGAAGCGGAAGAAGCCGTCGAACCTGTTTACGTTTTTGATGAAGAGATTGCCGATCATCGGGTTGCCCTGCTGGATACGATTTTTGATATTACGTTGGATGTAAGAAAAGAGATTTCAAACAGCAGTGCAACTTTATCAAAAGAAGAAAAGATTCAAAAATTGAAGGACAAATTAAAAGAAATCACCGAAAGCCAAACTTCCCTGCAATTGACGGACAATGATTTATGGACGTTATTGACGGCGAATGAAAAAGATTTGATTCAAACCTATAATGCTTTAATCCGGTTGGTGACCAATGTTTTATCCAACCCGATACGCAAGGAGAATGTGACGGCTGTCCGCAACGAGCTGGAAACAAAAATCCGTGGGGATGAAGAAATCAGCGAAGCATTGGTTTCCCCTTCCGTCGCTCTTGGTAAAACGGCTGTCGTCGAAACGGAAACGCTGGATGAAGAAAAAACGGAAGAGCTGAAACAGCAGGCCCGGAATTCCGTAGAGCCTGTCCGTATATTGCAAGGCCAGATCATCGTTCAAGAAGGGGAACTCATTGACCGGGAGAAATACCGTCAGCTGGAACTGTTGGGAATGACGAACAATAAAGCTTCCATCAAACCGGTGTTGGGGCTGGCCATTTTAGTATTATTGCAAATGACTTTCCTGTTTTTTTTATTTGATAAACTCAACATGGATGTGCAAAAAAAGCGGAAACAGTTGGTCGTTACGCTGATCATCTATCTCATTTCGATCGCATTGATGGAGCTCATCAATTTATTGGACAACTTTGAAGTGCAGATCGGCTTCATTTTTCCATCCGCACTGGCAACGATGCTGATCAGTTTCCTTGCTTCCAATCAAGTGGCAAGTCTGGTGACAGTGCTGGTGGCGGCATCGGCAGGGGTGATTTTCCAGGAAGGATACTCTGCCGTGATGCAAATGGAAATTGCGCTGTATATTTTGCTCGGAGGTTTCTCTTGCATTTATTTCATGAAATCCATTGAAAACCGTTCCGATATTCTAAAGGGTTGCGGTGTGGTTGTCATTGTAAACCTGATTTTCATTGCCATCTATTTATTGATGTCCCAATCCTATTATGAACCGTCGGAATTGTTGTTTTACGGGATTTCCGCCATTGTTTCGGGCATGTTGTCCGGCGCTTTGACAATGGGGCTGTTGCCATTTTTTGAATCAGCCTTTGGAATTTTGTCGACAATGAAATTGATCGAATTATCGAATCCCAACCATCCGCTATTGAAAAAAATCTTGACGGAAACGCCGGGGACTTATCATCACAGCATCATGGTGGCCAATATGGCGGAGGCCGCTTGCGAAGCGATTGGTGCGGACGGTTTGCTTGCGCGTGTCGGAAGCTATTATCATGATATCGGGAAAACGAGACGGCCGGCATTCTTTGTGGAGAACCAAATGTCCGGAATCAATCCCCATGATTCGTTGCCACCGGAAAGAAGCGCGGAAATTATTATCGCCCATACAACCGATGGGGCGGAAATTCTGCAAAAACATAAAATGCCGCAAGAATTTATCGATATTGCCCTTCAACATCATGGGACAAGTTCGTTAAAATATTTCTTGCATAAGGCAAAGGAACAAGGGGAATTAAAAGATCCATCCATTTTCCGCTATCCGGGGCCGAAACCGCAGACGAAGGAAATCGCGGTCATCAGCATTGCCGATAGCGTGGAAGCGGCCGCTCGTTCGATGAAAGAACCGAATGCGGAAAAATTGCGGAATCTGGTGCAATCGATCATTAAAGAACGGTTGGAAGAAGATCAATTTGATGAATGCGATATCTCCATCAGGGAATTAAAAGTGATTGAAAAAGTGCTTTGTGAAACGTTGAATGGCACGTTCCATTCTCGAATCGAATATCCGAAAGACGGGAAAAAATAG
- the ybeY gene encoding rRNA maturation RNase YbeY, producing the protein MTLTIDFLDETNELSDEHIELVENLLQHAAKLENVREAEVSVTFVTNEKIHEINREYRHIDRPTDVISFALEEMGDGEIEIIGDMPRVLGDIIISVERTREQAEEYGHSFERELGFLAVHGFLHLLGYDHMTEEDEKVMFSRQEEILSSFGLGRDLHA; encoded by the coding sequence ATGACGTTAACAATCGATTTTCTGGATGAGACAAACGAATTGAGCGATGAACATATTGAACTTGTTGAAAATCTGCTGCAGCATGCGGCGAAACTGGAAAATGTCAGAGAGGCGGAAGTTTCCGTCACTTTCGTAACGAATGAAAAAATTCACGAAATCAACCGGGAATATCGGCATATCGACCGCCCGACGGATGTCATTTCCTTTGCCCTTGAAGAAATGGGGGATGGGGAAATCGAAATCATCGGCGATATGCCCCGGGTGCTTGGGGACATCATCATTTCGGTTGAACGTACGAGAGAACAAGCGGAAGAATACGGCCACTCTTTTGAACGAGAGCTTGGATTCCTGGCTGTACATGGCTTTTTGCATTTATTAGGTTATGATCATATGACGGAAGAAGATGAAAAAGTGATGTTTTCAAGACAAGAGGAGATTCTTTCATCATTCGGTTTAGGCCGTGATTTGCATGCGTAA
- a CDS encoding diacylglycerol kinase family protein: protein MCMRNFFRSFRFAFEGIYLATKERNMRIHLTCALIAIIAGLLSKLSATEWLVLIITIALVIGMEMVNTAIENVVDLVSPEYHPLAKAAKDVAAGAVLVFAIASICIGMIIFLPKWF from the coding sequence ATTTGCATGCGTAATTTTTTCCGTTCTTTCCGGTTTGCCTTTGAAGGCATCTATTTGGCAACGAAAGAACGGAACATGCGCATTCATTTGACCTGTGCATTGATCGCGATCATTGCCGGGTTGCTCTCAAAATTAAGCGCTACGGAATGGCTTGTATTAATCATTACCATTGCCCTTGTCATCGGGATGGAAATGGTGAATACAGCCATTGAAAATGTAGTGGATTTAGTTTCGCCGGAATATCATCCGTTGGCAAAGGCAGCCAAAGACGTGGCGGCAGGAGCCGTGCTCGTTTTTGCCATTGCCAGCATTTGCATTGGCATGATTATTTTTCTTCCAAAATGGTTTTAA
- a CDS encoding sporulation protein YqfD: MKLYDRRPVEIRMSRNEKVHEFIRRLQQNRVKIRELEYLEDEVKFEISKKDVSTVRKLRKKYRLKVSIRYLQESRIFQNTGWTMFGLALLVIIPILCSQFIWKVEVEAETPELAVKVEKVLDEKIKLNRPLLKRNLVSDFEIRQIIMEQIRDLSWVHIIKKGSSITIVPQLAPITEVKENKPDRLYHLVAAKSGVITHFDITSGERRVMPNTTVYKGDVLVSGVIQVGEDEYLAVGAKGEVYADYWLETNFEIPRKVQYISATERKWTIEWKNKEEKEKEQSLQKVNLPRWISNYIEVKKTQSYTTTVRELSEEQIDSFILPLLHEKILRSLPPKTIIKKENILHVTFDDDKVKGKVLFLVNENIAKEYPIDQGD; encoded by the coding sequence ATGAAATTATACGATCGTCGCCCTGTAGAAATCCGTATGTCACGCAATGAAAAAGTGCATGAATTTATTCGCCGTCTGCAGCAAAACCGGGTAAAAATTCGGGAACTGGAGTATTTGGAAGATGAGGTCAAATTTGAAATTTCCAAAAAAGATGTGTCTACTGTCCGAAAGTTGCGGAAAAAATATCGTTTGAAAGTGTCAATCCGTTATTTGCAAGAGTCCAGGATCTTCCAGAATACCGGTTGGACAATGTTCGGGCTTGCGCTCTTAGTAATCATCCCAATCCTCTGTTCACAATTCATCTGGAAAGTGGAAGTGGAAGCGGAAACGCCTGAACTCGCTGTAAAAGTCGAAAAAGTCCTGGATGAAAAAATAAAATTGAATCGCCCGTTATTGAAACGGAATCTTGTTTCAGATTTTGAAATCAGACAAATCATCATGGAACAAATCCGGGATCTTTCATGGGTCCATATCATCAAAAAAGGCAGCAGCATCACGATTGTTCCGCAACTTGCCCCAATTACGGAAGTGAAAGAAAATAAACCGGACCGGCTTTACCATTTGGTCGCTGCAAAAAGCGGCGTCATCACCCACTTTGATATTACAAGCGGCGAACGCCGTGTCATGCCGAATACGACGGTATATAAAGGAGATGTTCTTGTCTCCGGGGTTATTCAGGTAGGGGAAGACGAATACCTTGCCGTAGGCGCAAAGGGAGAAGTATACGCCGATTATTGGCTTGAAACGAATTTTGAAATTCCACGCAAAGTGCAATATATTTCCGCCACGGAAAGAAAGTGGACGATTGAATGGAAGAATAAAGAAGAAAAGGAGAAGGAACAATCGTTACAAAAAGTCAATTTGCCAAGGTGGATTTCAAATTATATCGAAGTCAAAAAAACACAAAGTTATACCACAACTGTTCGAGAACTTTCCGAGGAACAAATCGACTCATTTATCTTGCCTCTATTGCACGAAAAAATTTTACGCTCGCTTCCTCCAAAAACGATCATCAAGAAAGAAAATATTTTGCACGTTACCTTCGATGATGATAAAGTAAAAGGGAAAGTCCTATTTTTGGTAAACGAAAATATTGCGAAAGAATATCCTATTGACCAAGGAGATTAG
- a CDS encoding PhoH family protein, with protein sequence MTEELTELQVENPNEAVMLLGMGDKNLKLIEETFNCHIITRGETIQIAGEDEQKKQVTILLKELLKVIRKGINIDLRDVASAIEMLNEGTIEYFSELYDVEIAKTHTGKPIRAKTIGQREYIKAIRSKDLVFAIGPAGTGKTYLAVVMATQALKNGHVKRIILTRPAVEAGESLGFLPGDLKEKVDPYLRPLYDALHDIYGTEHTQRLIERGTIEIAPLAYMRGRTLDDAFVILDEAQNTTHMQMKMFLTRLGFGSKMVITGDKSQIDLPKKVESGLIIAERVLKNVKDIHFTYLEAGDVVRHPLVAKIIQAYHDQEL encoded by the coding sequence ATGACGGAAGAATTGACAGAGTTACAAGTGGAAAACCCGAATGAAGCAGTCATGCTTCTCGGGATGGGAGATAAAAATTTAAAGTTGATTGAGGAAACGTTCAACTGTCACATCATTACCCGCGGCGAAACCATCCAAATTGCCGGAGAAGATGAACAAAAAAAACAAGTGACCATATTATTGAAAGAACTGCTAAAGGTCATTCGCAAAGGCATCAATATCGATTTAAGGGACGTTGCCAGCGCGATTGAAATGTTGAATGAAGGAACCATCGAATATTTTTCGGAATTGTACGATGTTGAAATAGCAAAAACCCACACGGGCAAACCGATTCGGGCAAAAACGATTGGCCAGCGGGAATACATAAAGGCCATTCGTTCAAAGGATTTAGTTTTCGCAATCGGCCCGGCGGGTACAGGAAAAACGTATTTGGCTGTCGTCATGGCGACGCAGGCATTAAAAAATGGACATGTCAAACGGATCATTTTAACCCGGCCAGCTGTTGAAGCCGGAGAATCCCTCGGTTTTTTGCCCGGTGATTTGAAGGAGAAAGTGGATCCGTATCTCAGACCTTTATATGATGCATTGCACGATATTTATGGAACAGAACATACCCAACGCCTCATCGAACGGGGAACAATCGAAATCGCACCCCTCGCCTATATGAGGGGCCGGACATTGGATGATGCCTTTGTCATTTTGGATGAAGCGCAGAACACGACGCACATGCAAATGAAAATGTTTTTAACCCGTTTAGGTTTCGGTTCCAAAATGGTCATTACAGGAGACAAATCCCAAATCGATTTACCAAAAAAGGTGGAGTCCGGATTAATTATTGCGGAACGTGTATTGAAAAATGTGAAAGACATCCATTTTACGTATTTGGAAGCGGGAGACGTTGTAAGGCATCCCCTTGTGGCAAAAATTATTCAAGCCTATCACGATCAAGAACTGTAA